The stretch of DNA ACCAAGCTCCCTCGGGGTCGACCCCTCGGAACCGGTCACGGTGCAGAGGACTCCGAACCGCCCCTCCTGGAGTTCATCATGAATGAGATTCAGCAGATCCCTGTCCAAGGCTGATCTCCTCCTTTTCGCCTTTGAAATAGATCAACTCTATCGATCCCGGCGGAACCGCGAAATCCACCATGCCGCCAGGCCGCAACAAGTTGTGGGGAACGTCCCTGTTCCTCTTTTCTATCTGCCATGGACCACGGTCGGTCAATAAGTGCATGCGCAAAGTGCCTCCCTCCATGAGAGTCTCATCGACCTTCCCCGTGAAAACGTTATCGGCCAGTTCGGCATCTACCGGCAGCCTGGGATCGATGAAGCGCACCTTTTCCGGGCTGACAAAGGCGATGGCCCCCCCGAGTCGGGGAGACCCCTTCAGAGCCAACTCTCCCTGACCCCAGCTGAAGCAGTGGCGACCCTTACCGCCGACCTTGACTTCCCCCTCCAGGATATTGCCCCATCCCATCATTCTCCAGAAAGAGATGCGGCCCGGACCCTCGAGAATTTCATCGACCAGGAGAGATCCGGATAATTTTCCCTTCTCTATAAAAAGGACCTTATCCCCCAGCGCACAGATATCCTCCACCTGGTGGGTCACGTAAAGGATCGGGATATCCGTTTCGGCCTGCAGGCCCCGTAGCTCACGCCTAAGATTTCTCCTCAGTGGCCCGTCCAGGGAACTGAAAGGTTCATCCAGGAGGAGCATCTCGGGATCCGTGGCCATTGCCCTGGCGATGGCTACCCTCTGCTGTTGCCCGCCCGATAGTTGGCCTGGATAACGCCTTTCAAAGGCCTCCAGCCTCACCCTCGCGAGCCATGTTCTGGCCTTGGCCAGCCTTTCCGTCGTCGTGCCGCCGGGGCATCCAAAGAGGACGTTCTCCAGGGCCGTCATGTGGGGGAAGAGGGCCAGGTTCTGGAACAGGAGGGCCATCCTTCTCTTTTGCGGTGGGGTCCAGACCCTGGTTCGTGTATCCATGATGACCCGCCCTGCCAGGGCGATCCGCCCCTCCGCGGGAGACCTCAACCCGGCGAGATTCAGAAGGGTAAGGCTTTTCCCCGACCCGCTCGGTCCGAAAAGGACCCCTATCTCCCTTCCAAGGTCGAAGGAAACATCGAGTTGGAAGTCACCCAATTTCTCCCTGATCTCGGCTTCAAGACAGGTTTTCATGGCCATCGGCCTCCAGTTTCCTC from Thermovirga sp. encodes:
- a CDS encoding ABC transporter ATP-binding protein, translating into MKTCLEAEIREKLGDFQLDVSFDLGREIGVLFGPSGSGKSLTLLNLAGLRSPAEGRIALAGRVIMDTRTRVWTPPQKRRMALLFQNLALFPHMTALENVLFGCPGGTTTERLAKARTWLARVRLEAFERRYPGQLSGGQQQRVAIARAMATDPEMLLLDEPFSSLDGPLRRNLRRELRGLQAETDIPILYVTHQVEDICALGDKVLFIEKGKLSGSLLVDEILEGPGRISFWRMMGWGNILEGEVKVGGKGRHCFSWGQGELALKGSPRLGGAIAFVSPEKVRFIDPRLPVDAELADNVFTGKVDETLMEGGTLRMHLLTDRGPWQIEKRNRDVPHNLLRPGGMVDFAVPPGSIELIYFKGEKEEISLGQGSAESHS